The sequence CTACATCGAGCCCACGGGGCTGTCCGAGCGGAACGTTTCCAGTGCCACCGATCTGGTCAAGCTGCTCAAGGCCAGCCAGGCCTATCCGCTGATAGAACAGTTCAGCACCACCTCGGAAAAGACCGTCGCCTTCCACAAACCCAACTACACGTTGGGTTTTCGCAACACCAACGCCCTGGTGCGCAAACCTGACTGGAGCATTCAGCTGACCAAGACCGGCTTCACCAACGCGGCCGGTCACTGTCTGGTGATGCGCACTGTCATGGATCAGCGCGAAGTGGCTTTCGTGGTGCTGGATGCGTTCGGCAAGTACACACACATCGCCGATGCGAGCCGACTTAAAAAGTGGCTGGAAACCGGCAGGGTGACGCCGGTGGCCCCCGCCGCGTTGGCCTACAAGCAGCAGAAGATGGCCCAGCGACAGCTGGCTGCCCAATCCGACGATGCATCCACGGTGGTAGCCGGCGCACGCTGAAGGGCGCGCCGGCACCGGGCGCGGGTTGCGAGTGGGTCGATCAACCAAAAAAGCGTTTCATCGCGCCTGACAGCCAGCCCTTGTCCTCAAGCAATTCGTGCATGTTGCGCCGGACGGATTTGACGTAGTCGACGTCATCGTTGCAGATGTGGTTGATCAGCCAGCGCGAGAGCAATTCCTTCAACTGATCGCCCACATCTTCGCCCTGCTCGAAGCGAGTCCGGTATTGCTCGACACGTCGGATAAAAAGTTCGTGGATTTTTTTATGTGCCCGCGAAAACTGATATTGCGCATCTTCCATCAGCGTTTCTTCGAAAGCGAAGTGTGACAGGGTATAGTCGATCAATTCTTCGATTACATTGCTGACCGCTTCTTTTTCCTGCCCCTGTTGCGCTTCGTGAAGTTCGTTGATCATATCCACGATACGCTTGTGCTGATTGTCGATGACATGAATGCCGGTATTCATACTATCTTTCCAAACTAGATACGTCATGGCGAAACTCCACTACAGGAAACAGGGCTTGAGATCGATTCGATCAATGGTAACGCTCGCCTGCGAGCTGGAATTTCGGATGTGGCCATTTTAAGAATCGTCTTAATTTTGCGATTCCACCGGGCAGCCAGCCCAGCCGCTCGAAAGTGACCCGTACAGCGTAACGACGCGCTATTGGGGCGGATGCCGCCGCGCGCGGGTATGGACCGACGCGAAGCCACTGCGCGGCAGCCAGCAAGGCGAAGGCCGTCAGCGGGGGTCGCCCATGGCTCATGCGCAAGCCCTTCCAGCCATGATGACACGTGCAACAACCACGAAGCCGCTGAGTATCTTGCGGCAGACCATATGGTTTTACGTAAAGTGTATTTATTTATTGAGTAGCGCAGTTTGTATGAACTGCTGCTGGTGTTTGTTATGTCCGGGACGGAATAACCCTATATTGAAACAGTTAGTGAATCCAGGCGGACATTCTGCTTTTAATGGGCATGTCGGCGGTGTGAGAGAGACTTGTTGTATCGAACGAGCCGGCGTATTCATTCACCTGATAGCGTTCGGTGACGGTTCAGTGACAGGCGCCGCTTGCAGCGGTCGATTCGTCGGCTATGGCACGACTGCCGGAACCAACCTTGTGTGGCTCGCCTCTGCTGAAGGGTGGTCCCGCCGACGCCGCCGGTACTGGCCGGCGCCCGGTTCAATCCCAGCGAGGTGAACAGACATGAACGATGAACAACGCATACGTGAACGGGCCTATCAGCTTTGGGAAGAAGCTGGCCGTCCAGAGGGCCAGGATGTCGAATACTGGATGCGGGCCCGCGACGAGATGGAACCCTTCTACAAGGAAGGCGACCCGCTGGCCGGCAGCGTTGAAAGCAGCGTCGCCATCCCGATGCCCAAACCGTCTGAGGAGTGAAGGCGGTCGCTTCCGAGCGATCCGGAACGCACAGCCCGTCGTCGACTGATGTCGTCCACAGCGGGCTGGCGGCCGTTCTTTTGCGCAACGCCGAGCCTGAGATCAATCGGCCCTGGGGGTTGGCGTTGCGGCTGACGGGCACTACCGTGTGGGGACGAGCTGCCATCGATGATGCGAAGGCGGCATCTGGACTTTGGAAGGAATGACAAAACCCATGAGCAAGCAAACCATGCGTCATGTAGAGCACCGCCCGGGTGGCGGTGCCGAGTGCCTGCGGCTGGTCGAAGGGCCGGTCCCCGAGCCGGGCCCGCACGATGTGCTGGTTCGCGTGGCCTATGCCGGAATCAATCGGCCCGACGTGTTCCAGCGCTCTGGCAGCTACCCGCCGCCACCGGACGCGTCGCCGTTGCTCGGCCTGGAGATCGCCGGTGAAATCGTCGCGCTCGGCGCCCAGGTGAGCCGCTGGAAACTGGGTGATCAGGTGTGCGCACTGACACCGGGCGGCGGCTACGCCGAATACTGCGTGGCGCCCGCTGAACACTGCTTGCCGGTCCCTGCCGGGCTCTCCTTGCTAGAGGCCGCGGCGCTGCCTGAAACCTATTTCACGGTCTGGAGCAACGTGTTCGAGCGGGGTGCCCTGCAGGCAGGTGAAACCTTGCTGGTGCACGGTGGTTCCAGTGGTATCGGCCTGACCGCCATTCAGTTGGCCAAGCAGTTCGGTGCCCGCGTATTCACCACGGTTGGCAACAGCGAGAAGGTGCAGGCCTGCCAGCGCGCCGGAGCGGATCGGGTGATCAACTACCGCGAGGAGGACTTCGTCGAGGCGGTCGCCCAAGCCACCGACGGCAACGGTGTAAACGTCATTCTCGACATGGTGGGCGGCGACTATATACCCCGCAATATCCAATCCCTCGCACTGGAAGGACGGCTGGTGCAGATTGCCTTCCTCCAGGGCAGCCGCGTGGAGCTGGATACTTCGCCGATCATGCGCAAGCGCCTGACCTTCACCGGGTCTACCCTGCGGCCGCGCAGCCGCGCGCAGAAGGCGGATATCGCCACGGCGTTGCAGGCGAAGGTTTGGCCGCTGCTGGAACAAGGCCTGTGTCGCCCGGTGATCCATTCCACCTTCCCGCTCGACGAGGTCGCGCACGCGCACCGACTGATGGAGAGCAGCCAGCATATCGGCAAGATCATGCTGGCGATCGCGCCCTGACGGCAGCGCTCGCACCGCCGGGTCGAGCCCTGTCGGGTGAGCTTGTCGAAGGAGCTGGGCCGGGGCGGGCAAGGCCGCGGTCTTAGCTGATGGGCCTGACGGCCGATCGCAGGCTCAGCCGACCACCGGCTAAACCGCTCTGGATCGAGGCTTGCAGCTCGAATTCAGACACTTGCGACGGCATTTCGTGTGGCGTCGCTGCTCCCTTATCCGCACCTCTGCAAACGGCATCTGTCTCAGGAGAAAGAGCCCTAAGTTGGGTCGATCCTGAAGCCGATGAAGCACGAGTTGGATTTCAAGGCCATCTTCGAGGCCTTGCCCGCAATCAATCTAGTCCTGTCCG is a genomic window of Stutzerimonas stutzeri containing:
- the pbpG gene encoding D-alanyl-D-alanine endopeptidase, with amino-acid sequence MKFRQSILGLLLACGSLILSPAVTAATAPVVQELASGSALLVDLKSNEVLYSSNPNLVVPIASVTKVMTAMVVLDAKQPLDQRLPVTIRDAREMQGVFSRVRIGSEISRREMLLLTLMSSENRAAASLAHHYPGGYSAFIQAMNAKAKALGMSQTRYIEPTGLSERNVSSATDLVKLLKASQAYPLIEQFSTTSEKTVAFHKPNYTLGFRNTNALVRKPDWSIQLTKTGFTNAAGHCLVMRTVMDQREVAFVVLDAFGKYTHIADASRLKKWLETGRVTPVAPAALAYKQQKMAQRQLAAQSDDASTVVAGAR
- a CDS encoding bacteriohemerythrin, producing the protein MTYLVWKDSMNTGIHVIDNQHKRIVDMINELHEAQQGQEKEAVSNVIEELIDYTLSHFAFEETLMEDAQYQFSRAHKKIHELFIRRVEQYRTRFEQGEDVGDQLKELLSRWLINHICNDDVDYVKSVRRNMHELLEDKGWLSGAMKRFFG
- a CDS encoding DUF2934 domain-containing protein, encoding MNDEQRIRERAYQLWEEAGRPEGQDVEYWMRARDEMEPFYKEGDPLAGSVESSVAIPMPKPSEE
- a CDS encoding NAD(P)H-quinone oxidoreductase encodes the protein MSKQTMRHVEHRPGGGAECLRLVEGPVPEPGPHDVLVRVAYAGINRPDVFQRSGSYPPPPDASPLLGLEIAGEIVALGAQVSRWKLGDQVCALTPGGGYAEYCVAPAEHCLPVPAGLSLLEAAALPETYFTVWSNVFERGALQAGETLLVHGGSSGIGLTAIQLAKQFGARVFTTVGNSEKVQACQRAGADRVINYREEDFVEAVAQATDGNGVNVILDMVGGDYIPRNIQSLALEGRLVQIAFLQGSRVELDTSPIMRKRLTFTGSTLRPRSRAQKADIATALQAKVWPLLEQGLCRPVIHSTFPLDEVAHAHRLMESSQHIGKIMLAIAP